A window of Costertonia aggregata contains these coding sequences:
- a CDS encoding VWA domain-containing protein, whose protein sequence is MQTQTVVFIIVAAIFAIGIVLFQYFFGTKRKGKLFVLLSFFRFLAIFGLLLLLINPKFSKNEYTVEKTSLLVVSDNSSSIVPYAQELQNIKEKLIFNASLSSRFNVQNYSFGSELNITDSLRFAEKSTNISKSLASINEIYTGTNTAVVLLTDGNQTYGDNYGFSSKNLKFPVYPIAIGDTVQYEDIKVSQINANTYAFLKNKFPVEATIVYDGTNKINTTVIISNNGKNVYRENIFLSRTESSKTIKTLLNASSVGIKSIQVRVIPLNDEKNVVNNTKRTAVEVIDEKTNITIVSDIMHPDIGALKKAIESNEQRSVSIKKPSAPIKEFEETDIFIIYQPNPVFKSIYQFIEQKKSNTFTVAGPKTDWEFLNIVQNSLEVNSYNQEEEVFPVVNQGFGSFDVNTFSTQDFPPLTSDLGEITITTSHEILLNQQIKGTQLNEPLLAVINENDTKSAILFGENLWKWRIQSFRNATNFSNFDDFFGKLMLYLSQNDTKDRLNINYQPIYQGNTDAVITATFFDEAFIFDAKASMAISLKNDSIRKEILMLLKGNFYEADLSSLPDGDYSFTVAVKDKNYSKSGSFTIEAFDMEQQFTSTDYTTLDRLTKNTEGKLFFPSQVDSLIALLNTRNEFVPTQKSTENIVSLIDFRILLAVIVFALSAEWFIRKYNGLI, encoded by the coding sequence ATGCAAACGCAAACGGTAGTATTCATTATAGTAGCAGCAATATTCGCTATCGGGATTGTACTGTTTCAATATTTTTTTGGGACGAAACGTAAAGGAAAACTATTTGTTTTACTTTCTTTTTTTCGATTTTTAGCCATATTTGGGCTTCTCCTTTTACTTATCAACCCAAAATTTTCAAAGAATGAGTATACAGTAGAAAAGACCAGTCTTTTGGTGGTTTCAGATAATTCATCATCTATTGTACCCTATGCACAAGAACTTCAAAATATAAAGGAAAAATTGATTTTTAATGCTTCCTTAAGCAGTCGTTTTAATGTGCAAAATTATAGTTTTGGTTCAGAACTCAATATTACGGATTCGTTACGCTTTGCTGAAAAAAGTACCAATATTTCCAAGTCGCTTGCTTCTATAAATGAAATCTACACGGGAACAAATACCGCTGTTGTTCTTTTAACGGACGGAAACCAAACCTATGGGGATAATTATGGGTTTTCCTCAAAAAATCTAAAATTTCCTGTGTATCCCATCGCTATCGGTGACACGGTACAATATGAAGATATTAAGGTTTCCCAAATTAATGCCAATACGTATGCTTTTCTCAAGAATAAATTTCCAGTTGAAGCAACTATTGTTTATGATGGAACAAATAAAATAAACACTACGGTAATCATAAGCAACAATGGTAAAAATGTGTATCGGGAAAATATCTTCTTATCCCGAACAGAAAGTAGTAAAACCATAAAAACCTTGTTAAATGCGAGTTCGGTCGGCATAAAATCAATACAGGTGCGGGTAATACCGCTCAACGATGAGAAGAATGTGGTGAACAATACCAAACGAACCGCTGTAGAGGTCATTGATGAAAAAACGAATATCACCATTGTTTCGGATATTATGCACCCCGATATCGGTGCCTTGAAAAAAGCTATCGAAAGTAACGAGCAACGGTCGGTAAGCATTAAAAAGCCGTCTGCTCCTATAAAGGAATTTGAGGAAACGGATATTTTTATCATTTATCAGCCTAACCCGGTTTTCAAGTCCATATATCAATTTATTGAACAAAAAAAGAGTAATACTTTCACTGTGGCGGGACCAAAAACCGATTGGGAGTTTTTGAATATCGTTCAAAATAGTTTAGAGGTAAACAGTTATAATCAAGAGGAAGAGGTTTTCCCTGTTGTTAACCAAGGCTTCGGTTCTTTTGATGTAAACACGTTTTCTACGCAAGATTTTCCCCCTTTGACCAGTGATTTAGGGGAGATAACCATTACAACGTCACACGAAATTCTTCTCAATCAACAGATTAAGGGAACACAACTGAACGAGCCTTTGCTTGCGGTAATAAACGAAAACGATACAAAATCAGCAATATTATTTGGCGAGAACTTATGGAAATGGCGCATACAAAGCTTTAGGAACGCTACCAACTTTTCCAATTTTGATGATTTTTTTGGAAAATTGATGTTGTATCTATCCCAAAATGACACAAAAGACCGATTGAATATAAATTACCAACCTATTTATCAAGGAAATACCGACGCAGTGATTACGGCTACATTTTTTGATGAGGCCTTTATTTTTGATGCCAAGGCATCTATGGCTATCTCACTTAAAAACGATAGTATACGTAAAGAAATACTTATGCTTTTAAAAGGCAACTTTTACGAAGCCGACTTAAGTAGCTTACCTGATGGTGATTACTCATTTACGGTAGCGGTAAAGGACAAAAATTATTCCAAATCGGGGAGTTTTACTATCGAGGCTTTTGATATGGAACAGCAATTTACGTCAACAGATTATACGACACTGGACCGGTTGACAAAAAATACCGAAGGCAAACTCTTTTTTCCATCCCAAGTAGATAGTTTAATCGCTCTATTAAATACACGCAATGAGTTCGTGCCTACACAAAAAAGCACCGAAAATATCGTATCTTTGATTGATTTTCGGATTCTCTTGGCCGTAATCGTTTTTGCCCTTTCGGCCGAATGGTTTATCAGAAAATATAACGGACTAATTTAA
- a CDS encoding YbjQ family protein — MFYVTTENIANREISETLGTVRGSTVRARNIGRDIFAGLKNIVGGEISEYTKLLAQSREQAIKRMLDDAQSIGADAVVNVRFNTSQVMQGAAEMLAYGTAVKLK; from the coding sequence ATGTTTTATGTAACGACTGAAAATATAGCCAATAGGGAAATTTCCGAAACTCTGGGCACGGTCAGGGGCAGTACCGTACGTGCCAGAAATATTGGTAGGGATATCTTTGCGGGCCTTAAAAATATAGTCGGTGGTGAGATTTCGGAATATACCAAGTTACTGGCACAATCACGGGAACAAGCTATTAAAAGAATGTTGGACGATGCACAAAGCATTGGTGCCGATGCAGTGGTAAATGTTAGGTTCAACACCTCTCAAGTAATGCAAGGCGCGGCCGAGATGTTGGCATACGGTACCGCCGTAAAATTAAAATAG
- the fabG gene encoding 3-oxoacyl-[acyl-carrier-protein] reductase, which yields MKLLEGKNVIITGASRGIGMGIAQVFADHGANVAFTYSSSEAPALALEKELNSKGVKAKAYKSNAASFKQAEELVAKVLEDFDGVVDVLINNAGITKDNLLMRMGEEDFDTVIEINLKSVFNMTKAIQRTMLKQRKGSIINMSSVVGVKGNAGQTNYAASKAGMIGFTKSVALELGSRNIRCNAIAPGFIETEMTDRLDEKVVQGWRDGIPLKRGGSPADVANACLFLASDLSGYITGQVLNVDGGMLT from the coding sequence ATGAAACTTTTAGAAGGAAAAAATGTTATCATCACTGGAGCAAGTAGGGGTATAGGAATGGGTATAGCCCAGGTATTTGCCGACCATGGTGCAAATGTTGCATTTACCTACAGTTCAAGCGAAGCCCCGGCTTTGGCACTGGAAAAGGAACTGAATTCAAAAGGAGTTAAAGCAAAGGCATACAAAAGTAATGCAGCTAGCTTTAAACAAGCGGAAGAGCTCGTTGCTAAAGTTTTAGAGGATTTTGATGGTGTTGTAGACGTTCTCATAAATAATGCGGGCATTACCAAGGATAATTTGTTGATGCGTATGGGAGAAGAAGATTTTGACACCGTAATAGAAATCAATCTTAAGTCCGTTTTTAATATGACCAAAGCAATTCAACGCACCATGTTGAAGCAACGTAAGGGGTCTATCATTAATATGAGTAGTGTGGTAGGTGTAAAGGGTAATGCTGGGCAGACCAATTATGCCGCATCCAAGGCAGGCATGATCGGTTTTACGAAATCGGTCGCTTTGGAATTGGGTTCCAGAAATATTCGTTGCAATGCCATTGCCCCGGGATTTATCGAAACGGAAATGACCGATAGATTGGATGAAAAGGTAGTACAGGGGTGGCGAGATGGCATCCCTTTGAAACGTGGCGGAAGTCCTGCCGATGTCGCTAATGCCTGTCTGTTTCTAGCATCTGACCTATCAGGGTATATTACGGGTCAAGTGTTGAATGTGGATGGTGGTATGCTTACCTAG
- the sucD gene encoding succinate--CoA ligase subunit alpha produces the protein MSVLVNKDSNIIVQGFTGSEGTFHAEQMIAYGTNVVGGVTPGKGGQEHLGKPVFNTVSEAVEKVGADTTIIFVPPAFAADAIMEAAAAGIKVIITITEGIPVADMVKASDYLKDKDCRLIGPNCPGVITPGEAKVGIMPGFVFKKGNVGIVSKSGTLTYEAADQVVRQGLGITTAIGIGGDPIIGTTTKEAVELLINDPETECVVMIGEIGGQLEADAAKWYKESGSKKPVVGFIAGETAPAGRTMGHAGAIVGGSDDTAQAKKKIMREHGIHVVDSPAEIGLKVKEVMS, from the coding sequence ATGAGCGTTTTAGTCAACAAAGATTCAAACATAATAGTACAGGGTTTTACAGGTAGCGAAGGCACATTTCATGCCGAACAAATGATAGCATACGGCACTAACGTTGTAGGTGGTGTCACGCCCGGTAAAGGTGGTCAAGAACATTTGGGGAAGCCTGTTTTCAATACAGTTTCGGAAGCAGTAGAAAAAGTTGGTGCGGATACCACTATCATTTTTGTGCCACCGGCTTTTGCGGCCGATGCCATTATGGAAGCTGCAGCAGCTGGGATAAAAGTGATTATAACCATTACCGAGGGTATCCCCGTCGCGGATATGGTAAAAGCATCCGATTATTTGAAGGATAAGGATTGTAGATTGATCGGGCCTAACTGTCCGGGCGTAATAACCCCAGGTGAAGCAAAAGTAGGTATCATGCCCGGTTTTGTATTCAAAAAGGGGAATGTGGGCATTGTTTCCAAATCTGGCACATTAACGTATGAGGCTGCTGACCAAGTTGTACGCCAGGGATTGGGAATTACGACCGCTATCGGTATAGGTGGAGACCCCATAATCGGTACTACTACCAAAGAAGCTGTTGAATTGTTGATAAACGACCCGGAAACCGAGTGCGTCGTAATGATTGGTGAAATTGGAGGCCAACTGGAGGCCGATGCCGCAAAATGGTATAAGGAAAGTGGCAGTAAAAAACCTGTGGTGGGCTTCATAGCGGGCGAAACGGCGCCGGCGGGTAGAACCATGGGGCACGCTGGTGCTATTGTTGGTGGTAGCGATGATACGGCCCAGGCCAAAAAGAAGATTATGCGAGAGCACGGTATTCATGTTGTTGACTCACCTGCTGAAATCGGGCTAAAGGTCAAAGAGGTCATGTCATAA
- a CDS encoding UDP-3-O-(3-hydroxymyristoyl)glucosamine N-acyltransferase codes for MKFHTPHTLKQIATIINSEYVGDDDFPVLGMNEIHVVEAGDIVFVDHPKYYDKALKSAATIVLINKQVDCPEGKALLISQDPFHDFNVLTKFFKPFEKSVKAISNTSKIGKNTVIQPNTFIGNNVTIGDNCLIHSNVSIYDNCIIGNSVTIHANTVLGSDAFYYKNRPEGFDKLISGGRVIIEDNVDIGAGCTIDRGVTGDTTIKEGAKLDNQVQVGHDTIIGKKCLIASQTGIAGCVVIEDEVTLWGQVGVTSAITIGKKAVISAQSGVSKSLEGGKHYFGTPAEDWREKMKQMASIKKIPELLKKIDK; via the coding sequence ATGAAATTCCATACGCCACATACGCTAAAACAAATTGCTACGATAATCAATTCCGAATATGTAGGTGATGATGATTTTCCGGTGTTGGGAATGAACGAAATACACGTAGTCGAAGCCGGGGATATTGTTTTTGTGGACCACCCCAAATACTATGACAAAGCCCTTAAATCTGCTGCAACCATTGTTCTCATTAACAAGCAAGTAGATTGTCCCGAAGGAAAAGCATTATTGATATCCCAAGACCCTTTTCACGATTTCAATGTGCTGACGAAATTTTTCAAACCTTTCGAAAAATCGGTCAAAGCAATTTCCAATACTTCAAAAATTGGAAAGAACACCGTAATACAACCCAATACATTCATAGGTAACAATGTTACAATTGGTGATAACTGCTTGATACATTCCAATGTGTCCATATACGATAATTGTATCATTGGGAATAGTGTGACCATACATGCCAACACGGTTTTGGGATCCGATGCCTTTTACTACAAAAACAGGCCTGAAGGCTTTGATAAATTGATTTCAGGAGGAAGGGTCATCATAGAGGATAATGTTGACATAGGTGCCGGCTGCACCATTGATAGAGGCGTAACGGGAGATACTACGATAAAAGAAGGAGCTAAATTGGATAACCAGGTACAAGTAGGGCATGACACTATAATCGGCAAAAAATGTTTGATAGCTTCCCAAACCGGTATCGCAGGTTGTGTGGTCATTGAGGATGAAGTAACGCTATGGGGACAGGTTGGGGTGACCAGTGCAATAACTATTGGTAAAAAAGCTGTAATATCTGCACAATCCGGGGTTTCTAAATCATTGGAAGGCGGGAAACACTATTTTGGGACTCCAGCCGAGGATTGGAGGGAAAAAATGAAACAGATGGCAAGCATCAAAAAAATACCCGAACTTTTGAAAAAAATAGACAAATAA
- the efp gene encoding elongation factor P, with protein MASTSDIRKGLCIRYNNDIYKIIEFLHVKPGKGPAFVRTKLKSVSTGKVLDNTFSAGHKIDDVRVETRSYQFLYAEGETYHFMNTDDYNQITLQESALDAPGLLKEGEVVKIMFNTEDSMPLSVDMPASVILEVTYTEPGVKGNTATNATKPAKVETGAEINVPLFINEGDKVKIDTGSSSYMERVKE; from the coding sequence ATGGCATCAACATCAGATATAAGAAAAGGATTGTGTATTCGCTACAACAATGACATTTATAAGATTATTGAATTCTTGCACGTAAAACCTGGTAAGGGGCCAGCTTTTGTTCGCACAAAATTGAAAAGTGTCTCCACAGGCAAAGTTTTGGACAATACCTTCTCAGCAGGGCATAAAATCGATGATGTTCGTGTAGAGACCCGCTCATATCAATTTTTATATGCCGAAGGTGAGACCTACCATTTTATGAATACCGATGACTACAACCAAATTACTTTGCAAGAAAGTGCCCTGGACGCTCCGGGACTATTAAAAGAGGGGGAAGTTGTGAAAATCATGTTCAATACCGAGGACAGCATGCCCTTATCGGTTGATATGCCCGCCAGTGTTATTTTAGAGGTTACATATACCGAACCGGGAGTTAAGGGCAACACGGCCACCAATGCTACAAAACCCGCAAAAGTGGAAACGGGTGCGGAAATTAACGTACCTCTTTTTATAAATGAAGGCGATAAGGTTAAAATTGATACCGGTAGCAGTTCCTACATGGAGCGTGTGAAGGAATAA
- the lpxA gene encoding acyl-ACP--UDP-N-acetylglucosamine O-acyltransferase translates to MNQPLAYVHPGAKIAKNVVIEPFTTIHNNVTIGDGTWIGSNVTIMEGARIGKNCNIFPGAVISAPPQDLKYDGEETTVVIGNGTTIRECATIHKGTSDRMKTVIGKNCLIMAYCHVAHDCLVGNNCIFSNNSTLAGHVTIGDNVILAGLVAVHQFVSVGSHAFVTGGSLVRKDVPPFVKGAREPMSYVGINSVGLRRRGFTSEKIREIQNIYRILYQKNYNNSQAVQIIEAEMEATPERDEILQFIRDSQRGIMKGYFSNN, encoded by the coding sequence ATGAATCAACCTTTGGCCTATGTACATCCTGGTGCTAAAATCGCAAAAAACGTAGTGATCGAGCCCTTTACTACAATCCATAATAATGTTACCATTGGTGACGGTACATGGATTGGTTCCAATGTTACTATCATGGAAGGTGCTAGAATAGGGAAAAACTGCAATATTTTCCCTGGGGCCGTAATATCGGCCCCGCCACAAGACTTAAAATATGATGGTGAAGAGACTACGGTCGTAATAGGGAACGGGACTACCATAAGGGAATGTGCCACGATTCATAAAGGTACATCGGATAGGATGAAGACCGTAATCGGTAAAAATTGCCTGATTATGGCATACTGCCACGTGGCGCACGATTGTTTGGTGGGCAATAATTGTATCTTTTCCAACAACTCCACACTTGCTGGTCATGTGACCATTGGCGATAATGTTATCCTTGCAGGTCTTGTGGCCGTACATCAATTTGTTTCAGTTGGTAGCCATGCTTTTGTAACGGGTGGTTCTTTGGTTCGTAAAGATGTGCCTCCTTTCGTAAAAGGGGCTCGCGAACCCATGTCCTATGTTGGCATAAATTCGGTAGGTTTAAGGCGAAGGGGGTTTACTTCGGAAAAAATACGGGAAATCCAGAACATATATAGAATCCTATATCAAAAAAATTATAACAATTCACAAGCGGTCCAAATCATTGAAGCAGAAATGGAAGCTACCCCCGAAAGGGATGAAATACTTCAGTTTATTAGGGATTCTCAACGGGGAATCATGAAGGGGTATTTTAGCAACAATTAA
- a CDS encoding bifunctional UDP-3-O-[3-hydroxymyristoyl] N-acetylglucosamine deacetylase/3-hydroxyacyl-ACP dehydratase, with protein sequence MVEQVTKKQRTIEKEVTLSGVGLHTGENVTMKFVPAPENHGYAFKRVDLEGEPIIEADANYVVNTQRGTNLEKHGVKIQTSEHVLAALVGMEIDNVLIELDSSEPPIMDGSSKFFVEALEKAGVVEQSAAREEYVVKEVLSYKDEATGSEITVIPADEYQVTTMVDFGTKVLGTQNATLEHLSDFKTEVADARTFSFLHELEMLLEHGLIKGGDLNNAIVYVDKEISESTMKKLEKAFNKKKLSIKPNGILDNLTLHQPNEAARHKLLDVIGDLALAKTRIRGKVIANKPGHYVNTQFAKKLAKIIKTEKRNNVPKYDLNQTPLMDVTQIMNMLPHRPPFLLVDKILELSDSHVVGVKNVTMNEPFFVGHFPGAPVMPGVLQVEAMAQTGGILVLSTVPDPENYLTFFMKIDNVKFKRQVVPGDTLIFKCDLISPIRRGICHMQAYAYANDKLVSEAELMAQIVKTKEEK encoded by the coding sequence ATGGTGGAGCAAGTAACTAAAAAACAACGAACCATTGAGAAAGAGGTGACATTGTCCGGCGTTGGATTGCACACGGGCGAGAATGTTACCATGAAATTTGTACCCGCGCCAGAAAATCACGGCTATGCTTTTAAACGTGTTGATTTGGAAGGTGAACCTATTATTGAGGCCGATGCCAATTATGTGGTGAACACGCAGCGTGGTACCAATTTGGAAAAGCACGGGGTCAAAATCCAAACTTCCGAACATGTTTTAGCGGCTTTGGTGGGTATGGAAATAGACAACGTTCTCATTGAACTTGATTCCTCAGAACCTCCTATCATGGATGGCTCCTCAAAATTTTTTGTGGAAGCCTTGGAAAAAGCGGGAGTCGTTGAACAAAGTGCTGCCCGTGAGGAATATGTTGTGAAAGAGGTGCTTTCCTATAAAGATGAAGCTACTGGTAGCGAAATTACCGTAATCCCTGCCGATGAATACCAGGTGACCACTATGGTTGATTTTGGTACAAAGGTTCTGGGCACCCAAAATGCCACATTAGAACACCTATCCGATTTCAAGACCGAGGTAGCGGACGCTAGAACATTCAGTTTTCTACATGAGCTGGAAATGCTTTTGGAACATGGTTTGATTAAGGGTGGAGACCTTAATAATGCCATAGTATACGTAGATAAAGAGATTTCCGAATCTACCATGAAAAAGCTGGAAAAGGCATTCAACAAGAAAAAATTATCGATAAAGCCCAACGGAATTCTGGACAATCTGACTTTGCATCAACCTAATGAAGCGGCACGGCACAAACTCTTGGATGTTATCGGTGATTTGGCTTTGGCCAAAACCCGAATTCGCGGAAAGGTAATCGCCAATAAGCCCGGTCATTACGTAAATACGCAATTTGCTAAAAAACTGGCTAAGATCATCAAGACCGAAAAACGCAACAATGTTCCAAAATATGATTTGAACCAAACACCTTTGATGGATGTTACCCAAATCATGAATATGTTACCCCACAGACCTCCGTTTTTATTGGTGGACAAAATATTGGAATTGTCGGATTCCCACGTAGTAGGCGTAAAAAACGTGACGATGAACGAACCTTTTTTCGTAGGGCATTTTCCGGGAGCTCCAGTCATGCCCGGTGTTTTACAGGTCGAGGCCATGGCGCAAACAGGCGGCATATTGGTTTTGAGCACCGTACCTGATCCAGAAAATTACTTGACATTTTTTATGAAAATAGATAATGTAAAATTTAAAAGGCAAGTAGTCCCGGGTGATACATTAATATTCAAATGTGATTTGATATCTCCTATTCGTAGGGGTATTTGCCATATGCAGGCATATGCATACGCCAATGATAAATTGGTTTCCGAAGCGGAGCTAATGGCACAGATCGTTAAAACAAAAGAAGAAAAGTAG
- the lpxD gene encoding UDP-3-O-(3-hydroxymyristoyl)glucosamine N-acyltransferase — translation MEFTASQIAGILEGEVDGNPEIAVHKLSKIEEGEKGSLTFLANPKYTSYIYSTKASVTIVNKDFVPEQALDTTLIKVDDAYKSFSKLLEYYNQVKNNKVGIENPVFTSDSAVYGDGFYLGAFSYLGNNVVIGDNVKIYPNVYVGDNVTIADNVVVFAGSKIYSESVIGKNCVIHSGAIIGADGFGFTPNEKGEYDKVPQTGNVIIEDNVDVGAGTTIDRATLGSTILRRGVKLDNQIQIAHNVEIGEHTAIAAQTGVAGSTKIGKHCLIGGQVGIVGHIVIGDRVKIQAQSGIGRNVKDDEVIQGSPALNYGDYNKSYVHFKNLPKIINRINELEKRIDGGASN, via the coding sequence TTGGAATTCACAGCTAGTCAAATTGCAGGTATTTTAGAGGGAGAAGTAGATGGGAATCCTGAAATAGCTGTGCATAAATTATCAAAGATAGAAGAAGGTGAAAAAGGCTCCCTTACCTTTTTGGCCAATCCTAAATACACTTCCTATATTTATTCCACTAAAGCTTCGGTTACTATTGTCAACAAGGATTTTGTTCCGGAACAGGCCTTGGATACAACACTTATAAAAGTAGATGATGCATACAAATCTTTCTCCAAACTGTTGGAGTACTACAATCAGGTAAAGAATAACAAGGTTGGTATCGAAAATCCTGTTTTCACATCTGATAGTGCCGTGTATGGGGATGGATTTTATTTAGGAGCTTTCTCTTATTTGGGCAATAACGTAGTCATTGGCGATAATGTAAAGATATATCCTAATGTATATGTTGGCGATAATGTGACCATTGCCGATAATGTTGTTGTCTTTGCAGGCTCAAAAATATATTCTGAATCGGTTATCGGAAAAAATTGCGTCATTCACAGTGGTGCCATCATTGGGGCCGACGGTTTCGGATTTACCCCGAATGAAAAAGGGGAATATGATAAAGTACCGCAAACCGGTAATGTAATCATCGAAGACAACGTTGATGTTGGTGCGGGAACAACGATTGATAGGGCGACATTAGGGTCTACCATCCTGAGAAGGGGCGTAAAGTTGGATAACCAAATTCAGATAGCCCATAATGTTGAAATAGGCGAACACACTGCCATAGCGGCGCAAACGGGGGTGGCCGGTTCGACCAAAATAGGGAAGCATTGCCTAATCGGTGGGCAAGTAGGCATCGTTGGGCATATCGTAATAGGGGACAGGGTAAAGATTCAAGCACAGTCCGGTATTGGAAGAAACGTTAAGGATGACGAAGTTATACAAGGTTCCCCGGCACTCAATTACGGTGATTACAACAAATCATACGTTCATTTTAAAAACTTACCGAAAATTATAAATAGAATTAACGAATTGGAAAAAAGAATTGATGGTGGAGCAAGTAACTAA
- a CDS encoding HD domain-containing protein — protein sequence MIKSNKLKIFNDPIYGFIGIPSPLIFDLIADSFFQRLRRISQMGLSYLVYPGAHHTRFHHALGSMHLMGQSLQVLKHKGITITDEEETGALAAILLHDIGHGPFSHAMEHSIVENVNHEAISLLFIEALNDKFNGSLTIAKDIFTGHYPKKFLNQLVSSQLDMDRLDYLKRDSFYTGVAEGNINSERLITMLNVVDDQLVVEEKGIYSVEKFLMARRFMYWQVYLHKTGLVAEQLLIRILKRAKDLIKNGQNIQCSESLLFFMKTKIPQQDFDLSVLEKFASLDDIDVLSAIKLWQHHTDLVLSKLCQMILNRTLLHVKLKRKPFDTQKLEDKKIAVQKKYNLSKEESSYFVFSGTIFNRAYNNEKQVIHILRENGKIIDVAKASDHLNLTALSKTVTKYYVCYPKESV from the coding sequence TTGATAAAATCAAACAAACTAAAGATATTCAATGATCCAATTTACGGATTTATTGGTATTCCTAGTCCACTCATATTTGACCTGATTGCAGATTCGTTTTTTCAGCGTTTGCGTAGGATTTCGCAAATGGGACTTTCGTATTTAGTGTATCCAGGAGCCCATCATACCCGTTTTCACCATGCACTGGGCAGTATGCACTTAATGGGGCAATCGCTTCAAGTGCTTAAACATAAAGGCATTACAATTACAGATGAGGAGGAAACAGGTGCCCTGGCGGCCATATTGCTGCATGATATTGGTCATGGCCCTTTTTCGCACGCCATGGAACATAGTATTGTCGAAAACGTAAATCACGAGGCCATATCCTTGCTTTTCATTGAGGCGTTGAACGATAAGTTTAACGGAAGTTTAACGATAGCCAAGGATATTTTCACGGGACACTATCCCAAAAAATTCTTGAACCAATTGGTTTCAAGTCAATTGGACATGGATCGGTTGGATTATCTAAAACGGGATAGCTTTTACACAGGTGTGGCCGAAGGTAATATTAATTCAGAACGGTTGATCACAATGTTGAATGTTGTTGATGATCAGCTGGTTGTTGAGGAAAAGGGTATCTATTCCGTTGAGAAATTTCTGATGGCCCGGCGCTTCATGTACTGGCAGGTATACTTGCATAAAACCGGTCTGGTAGCCGAGCAATTGCTTATCAGGATTTTAAAGCGCGCCAAAGACCTCATTAAAAACGGGCAGAACATTCAATGCAGCGAATCACTCCTATTTTTTATGAAAACCAAAATCCCACAGCAAGATTTTGACCTATCTGTTTTGGAAAAATTTGCAAGCTTGGACGATATTGATGTGCTTTCGGCCATTAAACTTTGGCAGCATCATACCGACCTGGTGTTATCAAAGCTATGCCAAATGATATTGAATAGAACGCTCCTACATGTTAAATTAAAAAGGAAGCCTTTTGATACCCAAAAGTTGGAAGATAAAAAGATTGCTGTTCAGAAAAAATATAACCTATCCAAAGAAGAAAGCTCATATTTTGTATTTAGCGGTACCATTTTCAATAGGGCGTATAATAATGAAAAACAGGTTATACATATTTTACGTGAAAACGGTAAAATTATAGATGTAGCGAAGGCTTCTGATCATTTGAATTTAACGGCACTTTCTAAAACGGTTACAAAATATTACGTATGCTACCCCAAGGAATCTGTTTGA